Proteins from a single region of Pyrus communis chromosome 6, drPyrComm1.1, whole genome shotgun sequence:
- the LOC137738191 gene encoding pentatricopeptide repeat-containing protein At5g18390, mitochondrial-like has translation MLSRSRTKHGGPLIHSSLLFKFVTHFSPFSSKPNSNFATQNQIATIPKKFTTRRSIPLPATVPQAPDAVSSSIVSSVCSLLSKDTKETTSIDILLKKLKKKLSSELVLQILMNYKQLGRSKTLDFFSWAGFQMGFRFDDCVVEYMADFLGRRKLFDDMKCLLLTVSSHKGRVSCRAVSICIRFLGREGRIREALCMFEEMESKFGCKPDNLVYNNVLYVLCKKESSGHLIDFALAVFRTIESPDTYSYSNILVGLCKFGRFETAIEVFGDMCKSGLVPTRSAVNAFIGELCSFSAKEGAVRKVRVRNYCRTFTILVPKVGGNSDAIQPAVRVFWAVYKVGLLPSKFAIIRLLSGLCQLGKVEEAVEILKAVEGKKLSCVEEGYCIVMKALCEHGHVEETSHMFGRMLSQGMKPKLAVYNSIICMLCKLGNLDDAGSVFKMMNKNRCLPDSMTYSALIHAYGEAKNWEASYGLLIEMLGLGYSPHFHTYRLVDKILRENGQMDMCLKLERKLETQTLQKLCKDDQLEASYEKLKSMIGKGFHPPAYVRDSFETAFRRYGKLKIAQELLRTTSETDRT, from the coding sequence ATGCTCTCTCGCAGTAGAACCAAACATGGAGGACCTCTCATCCATTCGTCACTTCTCTTCAAATTCGTCACacatttttctccattttcttccaaacccaattcaaatttCGCAACCCAGAATCAAATCGCTACAATCCCAAAAAAATTCACCACAAGAAGATCAATTCCACTCCCTGCAACAGTCCCACAAGCTCCAGACGCAGTAAGTTCTTCAATTGTCAGCTCAGTATGTTCTTTGCTTTCTAAAGATACCAAAGAAACCACAAGTATTgatattttgttgaaaaaattaaaaaaaaagttgagttcTGAACTTGTGCTGCAAATTTTGATGAATTATAAGCAATTGGGTAGGAGCAAAACATTGGATTTCTTCTCTTGGGCTGGATTTCAGATGGGTTTTCGGTTCGATGACTGCGTGGTTGAGTACATGGCTGATTTCTTAGGTAGGAGGAAGCTTTTTGATGATATGAAGTGTCTTCTGTTGACTGTGTCCTCCCACAAGGGTCGAGTTTCGTGTCGAGCTGTGTCCATTTGCATTAGGTTTCTGGGTAGGGAGGGGAGGATTAGAGAAGCCCTTTGTATGTTTGAAGAAATGGAATCAAAATTTGGTTGTAAACCTGATAATCTTGTGTACAATAATGTGCTCTACGTGCTTTGTAAGAAGGAATCGTCTGGCCATTTAATTGACTTTGCGCTTGCAGTTTTTCGGACAATTGAATCGCCTGATACTTATTCGTATAGTAATATTCTTGTTGGTTTATGTAAGTTTGGTAGATTTGAGACTGCCATTGAAGTTTTTGGTGATATGTGTAAGTCTGGTTTGGTTCCTACTCGGTCTGCAGTGAATGCTTTTATTGGAGAGTTGTGTTCATTCAGTGCGAAAGAAGGAGCTGTTAGGAAAGTAAGAGTGAGAAATTATTGTAGAACCTTTACGATTTTAGTTCCAAAAGTGGGTGGAAACAGTGATGCTATACAGCCTGCAGTTAGAGTTTTTTGGGCAGTGTATAAAGTGGGATTATTACCCAGTAAATTTGCCATAATCCGGCTTCTTTCGGGGCTTTGTCAACTGGGAAAAGTGGAAGAGGCTGTTGAGATTTTGAAGGCTGTTGAGGGTAAGAAGCTGAGCTGTGTCGAAGAGGGCTACTGTATTGTGATGAAGGCTTTGTGTGAACACGGTCACGTTGAGGAAACTAGCCATATGTTTGGGAGGATGCTATCCCAAGGCATGAAACCAAAGTTGGCTGTTTATAATTCAATTATATGCATGCTGTGTAAACTAGGGAATTTGGATGATGCCGGAAGTGTCTTTAAGATGATGAACAAGAATAGATGTCTTCCGGATAGTATGACGTATTCTGCGTTAATCCATGCTTATGGTGAAGCTAAAAATTGGGAAGCTTCTTATGGCTTATTGATAGAAATGCTTGGGTTGGGCTACTCTCCACATTTTCATACTTATAGATTAGTGGAcaaaattttgagggaaaacGGGCAGATGGATATGTGTCTTAAGTTGGAAAGGAAGTTGGAAACACAGACGTTGCAGAAGCTCTGTAAAGATGACCAGTTAGAGGCTTCATATGAGAAGCTAAAATCAATGATTGGAAAGGGGTTTCACCCACCAGCATACGTGAGAGATTCTTTTGAGACTGCGTTCCGGAGGtatggaaaattgaaaatagcTCAGGAATTGCTGCGGACGACAAGTGAAACTGACAGAACTTAG